Proteins encoded within one genomic window of Eleutherodactylus coqui strain aEleCoq1 chromosome 1, aEleCoq1.hap1, whole genome shotgun sequence:
- the ZNF593OS gene encoding putative transmembrane protein ZNF593OS isoform X2 gives MNKVKWKLAFVESFIASPFELEIKIPQILKDRMLIRLGRLTPGYFRLLQLQVSGELAAEPKDRLVNHLALLFALMGLGLSYYSVRQMVQQSNLPPSQ, from the exons ATGAACAAGGTGAAATGGAAGCTTGCTTTTGTAG AATCATTTATCGCAAGCCCCTTTGAGCTGGAAATAAAGATTCCCCAGATTCTAAAAGACAGAATGTTAATCCGGCTTGGACGACTCACCCCTGGATACTTCCGACTGCTGCAG TTGCAGGTTTCTGGAGAACTGGCAGCAGAGCCCAAAGACAGACTAGTAAATCACTTGGCTCTACTCTTTGCCCTTATGGGCCTCGGACTATCCTACTACAGCGTTCGTCAGATGGTGCAACAGTCAAACCTTCCACCTTCACAATAA